In Vibrio gangliei, a single window of DNA contains:
- a CDS encoding DUF1853 family protein — protein sequence MKYHISAEQRDNLFNKISDWMTVTPPLFTPNQHRLADNPFSPDITPLPIEYSGNSRLGFWYQHLCHQLFAGHPHYQILAEEIQLNDQGRTIGALDFVLLNQVSDSAEHWEVAIKFYILFNGYWYGPNSRDRLDLKLSHMLNHQLTMSQHSCFKHLYPTLEHIEPKLLMQGRLYVNPFRDETIPTHCLEYEINTSQINGYWCFFDEVSQIQQPLYALKKGQWLTGKESDSLLLDELEDEFVHCQAEDGRFWFILPNHWPKHCLKT from the coding sequence ATGAAATACCATATATCTGCTGAGCAGCGTGATAATTTATTTAACAAGATAAGTGATTGGATGACGGTTACCCCACCGCTATTCACACCCAATCAACACCGACTGGCTGACAATCCATTTTCACCGGATATTACACCGCTTCCGATTGAGTACTCAGGTAATTCACGACTTGGCTTTTGGTATCAGCACTTATGTCATCAGCTTTTTGCTGGCCATCCTCACTACCAAATTTTGGCAGAAGAAATTCAGTTAAATGATCAAGGTAGAACCATTGGTGCGCTTGATTTTGTGTTATTGAATCAAGTCTCTGATAGTGCAGAACATTGGGAAGTGGCGATCAAGTTTTATATCTTATTTAACGGGTATTGGTACGGACCGAACAGCCGAGATCGTTTGGATTTAAAACTGTCACACATGCTCAATCATCAGCTGACGATGTCACAGCACTCATGTTTTAAACACCTTTATCCTACCCTTGAGCACATTGAACCTAAGTTGTTAATGCAAGGGCGCTTATACGTTAATCCTTTCCGTGATGAAACCATTCCAACTCATTGCTTAGAATATGAAATAAACACTAGCCAAATTAATGGTTATTGGTGTTTTTTCGATGAAGTGTCACAGATTCAACAGCCACTCTATGCGCTCAAAAAGGGCCAATGGTTAACAGGAAAAGAAAGTGACTCTCTATTATTAGATGAACTTGAAGATGAATTTGTCCATTGCCAAGCAGAAGATGGGCGTTTCTGGTTTATCTTGCCCAATCACTGGCCTAAGCACTGCCTAAAAACGTAG
- a CDS encoding Nif3-like dinuclear metal center hexameric protein: protein MNNLKLETLLNQTLSPQLVKDYCPNGLQVEGKQEVKKIITGVTASQALIEAAIAADADAILVHHGYFWKGEAEPLVGMKGKRIRSLIQNDINLYAYHLPLDIHPTLGNNAQLAQLLCIDTQGGLEGHPQSVAMFGEFKTALSGKQLAERIENVLQRKPLHIHPDVEDKMIKTIGWCTGGGQDYIELAARSGLDAFISGEISERTTYSAREMGIHYYSAGHHATERYGVKALGEWLAQEHGFDVEFIDIDNPV, encoded by the coding sequence ATGAATAACCTGAAATTAGAGACATTACTGAATCAAACTTTATCACCTCAATTGGTAAAAGACTATTGTCCTAATGGGCTGCAAGTAGAAGGCAAGCAAGAGGTGAAAAAAATCATCACAGGTGTCACCGCTTCTCAAGCGCTTATTGAAGCGGCGATTGCTGCCGATGCAGATGCGATATTGGTCCATCATGGTTATTTTTGGAAAGGTGAAGCCGAGCCATTGGTTGGAATGAAAGGTAAGCGTATTCGAAGCCTGATCCAAAATGACATCAATCTTTATGCCTACCATTTGCCGCTCGATATTCATCCTACTCTTGGCAACAACGCGCAACTAGCCCAACTATTATGCATCGATACGCAAGGTGGTTTAGAAGGGCACCCTCAATCTGTTGCCATGTTTGGCGAGTTTAAAACCGCGCTATCAGGTAAGCAATTAGCGGAGCGTATTGAAAATGTGTTGCAACGCAAGCCATTACATATTCATCCTGATGTTGAAGATAAGATGATTAAAACTATCGGTTGGTGTACTGGCGGAGGACAAGACTATATTGAATTGGCGGCGAGATCTGGTTTGGATGCGTTTATTTCTGGGGAAATTTCAGAGCGAACCACTTACAGTGCACGCGAAATGGGAATCCATTATTATTCAGCTGGCCATCATGCAACTGAGCGTTATGGGGTTAAAGCATTGGGTGAATGGCTAGCACAAGAGCATGGCTTTGATGTTGAATTTATCGATATCGATAATCCGGTCTAG
- a CDS encoding citrate synthase → MADKKATLHIEGQAPIELPILSGTDGPDVLDVRKLGASGYFTFDPGFLATASCESQITYIDGGKGILLHRGFPIDQLANNADYLEVCYILLYGEAPTREEYKKFKKIVSDHTMVHEQIASFFHGFRRDAHPMAVMCGVVGALAAFYHDSLDINNSTHREITAFRLLSKMPTLAAMCYKYSIGQPFIYPRNELDYASNFLHMMFANPCEEYVVNPVVARAMDKIFTLHADHEQNASTSTVRLAGSSGANPFACIAAGIASLWGPAHGGANEACLKMLEEIGSVENIPEYIERAKDKEDPFRLMGFGHRVYKNFDPRAKVMRDSCHEVLSELNIQDPLLDVAMELERIALSDPYFVEKKLYPNVDFYSGIILKAIGIPVSMFTVIFAISRTIGWIAHWNEMHDDPNNRIGRPRQLYTGKLSRDFTPLQERE, encoded by the coding sequence ATGGCGGATAAGAAAGCGACCCTTCATATTGAGGGTCAAGCACCTATTGAGCTCCCTATTCTTAGTGGCACAGATGGCCCAGATGTGTTGGATGTTCGCAAATTAGGTGCAAGTGGTTATTTTACATTTGACCCAGGTTTTCTTGCTACAGCGTCTTGCGAATCCCAAATCACTTACATCGATGGCGGCAAAGGTATCTTGCTACATCGTGGTTTCCCAATTGATCAACTTGCTAATAACGCAGATTATTTAGAAGTTTGTTATATCCTACTCTACGGTGAAGCACCGACTCGCGAAGAATATAAAAAATTCAAAAAAATCGTTTCTGACCACACCATGGTGCACGAGCAAATTGCAAGTTTCTTCCATGGGTTCCGTCGTGATGCGCACCCAATGGCGGTAATGTGTGGTGTGGTTGGCGCATTAGCTGCGTTTTACCACGATTCACTCGACATAAACAATTCAACACACCGCGAAATTACAGCGTTCCGTTTGCTATCTAAAATGCCAACGTTGGCTGCGATGTGTTACAAATATTCGATTGGTCAACCATTTATCTACCCTCGTAACGAACTAGATTACGCGAGCAACTTCCTACACATGATGTTTGCTAATCCATGTGAAGAATACGTGGTTAACCCTGTTGTGGCTCGTGCAATGGATAAAATCTTTACCTTACATGCTGACCACGAGCAAAACGCGTCAACGTCAACGGTTCGTTTGGCTGGTTCTTCTGGTGCAAACCCATTCGCGTGTATCGCTGCAGGTATTGCTTCTCTTTGGGGCCCTGCGCACGGCGGTGCGAACGAAGCTTGTTTGAAAATGCTAGAAGAAATTGGCAGCGTTGAAAATATTCCTGAATACATTGAGCGTGCGAAAGACAAAGAAGATCCATTCCGTTTAATGGGCTTTGGTCACCGTGTATACAAAAACTTCGACCCTCGTGCGAAAGTTATGCGTGATTCTTGCCACGAAGTACTTTCTGAACTCAACATTCAAGATCCACTGCTTGATGTCGCTATGGAATTAGAGCGTATTGCGCTTTCTGACCCTTATTTTGTTGAGAAGAAACTGTACCCGAACGTCGATTTCTACTCAGGCATCATCTTGAAAGCAATTGGTATTCCAGTATCTATGTTTACGGTAATCTTCGCGATTTCACGTACCATTGGCTGGATTGCCCATTGGAATGAGATGCACGATGATCCGAACAATCGTATCGGTCGTCCACGCCAACTTTACACTGGTAAGCTAAGCCGTGATTTCACACCGCTTCAAGAACGTGAATAA
- the sdhC gene encoding succinate dehydrogenase cytochrome b556 subunit, protein MSTPVKERKSRPVNLDLQTIHFPISAIASIVHRISGVIMFVSVGILLWLLATSLASPTGFSQASSFIDSFIVKFILWGILTALAYHICGGIRHLLMDMKYFEEKESGALSAKAVFVVTAVLSVLAGVLVW, encoded by the coding sequence GTGAGCACACCCGTGAAAGAAAGAAAGTCCAGACCGGTCAATTTAGACCTACAAACGATACATTTTCCGATTTCCGCAATCGCATCCATTGTGCACCGTATCTCTGGTGTCATTATGTTTGTTTCTGTTGGTATCTTATTATGGCTTCTTGCCACTTCTCTAGCATCTCCAACCGGCTTTTCACAAGCATCAAGCTTTATTGATAGCTTTATTGTGAAATTCATTTTATGGGGCATTTTGACCGCGCTTGCTTACCACATTTGTGGTGGTATCCGCCATTTGCTAATGGATATGAAATATTTTGAAGAGAAAGAAAGCGGCGCATTAAGTGCAAAAGCTGTTTTCGTGGTTACAGCTGTATTATCGGTATTAGCAGGAGTTCTTGTATGGTAA
- the sdhD gene encoding succinate dehydrogenase, hydrophobic membrane anchor protein, translating to MVKHISSFGRNGVHDYLLIRATGIIMALYTIYMVGYLACASEINYLAWQSFFGGTFTKVFTMVALVCVLIHAWIGMWQVLTDYVKPTAVRVILQLIIIVTLIAYFFSGLFILWGV from the coding sequence ATGGTAAAGCACATTTCTTCATTCGGACGTAATGGAGTACATGATTACCTCCTCATCCGAGCGACAGGCATCATTATGGCGTTATACACCATTTATATGGTGGGCTATTTGGCTTGTGCGTCAGAGATCAACTACCTAGCTTGGCAATCCTTCTTTGGTGGCACTTTCACCAAAGTGTTTACCATGGTTGCTTTAGTTTGTGTCCTTATCCATGCATGGATTGGCATGTGGCAGGTGTTGACTGATTATGTAAAACCAACCGCAGTACGCGTTATTCTGCAACTTATCATCATCGTGACATTAATTGCGTACTTCTTCTCTGGTCTATTTATTCTGTGGGGTGTGTAA
- the sdhA gene encoding succinate dehydrogenase flavoprotein subunit, whose product MSIPVREFDAVVIGAGGAGMRAALQISEQGLSCALLSKVFPTRSHTVSAQGGITVALGNSHKDDWQWHMYDTVKGSDYIGDQNAIEYMCKNGPESVIELEKMGLPFSRFEDGSIYQRPFGGQSKDFGGEQAARTAAAADRTGHALLHTLYQQNIKHKTTIFSEWYALDLVKNQDGAILGTTALCMETGEICYFKAKATILATGGAGRIYQSTTNAHINTGDGVGMALRAGVPMQDIEMWQFHPTGIAGAGVLVTEGCRGEGGYLLNKDGERFMERYAPNAKDLAGRDVVARSMMIEIREGRGCDGPWGPHIKLKLDHLGKEVLDARLPGILELSRTFAHVDPVKEPIPVIPTCHYMMGGVPTQVSGQAIKQDANGQDQEVQGLFACGEIASVSVHGANRLGGNSLLDLVVFGRATGLHLGETLAAQAEARPATESDIEASLARYNRWENSTGGEDPVQIRKDLQSCMQRSFSVFREGEAMAEGLKELKEIRERLKDAHLSDKSTEFNTQRVECLELDNLMETAYATAVAANYRTESRGAHARFDYPDRDDANWLCHSIYNPETEQMSKRDVNMQPVLREAFPPKVRTY is encoded by the coding sequence GTGAGTATTCCCGTTCGTGAATTTGACGCCGTTGTGATCGGCGCTGGTGGCGCAGGTATGCGTGCCGCATTACAAATTTCAGAGCAAGGCCTATCTTGTGCGTTGCTTTCAAAAGTATTTCCAACTCGTTCTCATACTGTTTCTGCGCAAGGTGGTATTACGGTTGCGCTTGGTAACTCACATAAAGATGATTGGCAATGGCACATGTACGATACCGTGAAAGGTTCCGACTATATCGGTGACCAAAATGCGATCGAATACATGTGTAAAAATGGTCCAGAATCTGTGATCGAATTAGAGAAAATGGGCTTACCTTTTTCTCGCTTTGAAGATGGTTCTATCTATCAGCGCCCATTTGGCGGTCAGTCTAAAGACTTTGGTGGCGAACAAGCGGCGCGTACTGCGGCGGCAGCTGACCGTACTGGTCACGCATTGCTTCATACGCTTTACCAACAAAATATTAAACACAAAACGACGATTTTCTCTGAATGGTATGCATTGGATCTTGTGAAAAACCAAGATGGTGCCATTTTGGGTACGACGGCGCTTTGTATGGAAACGGGCGAAATTTGTTACTTCAAAGCTAAGGCAACGATTTTAGCGACAGGTGGTGCTGGTCGTATTTATCAATCGACGACTAACGCTCACATCAATACTGGTGATGGTGTTGGTATGGCGCTGCGTGCTGGCGTGCCAATGCAAGATATCGAAATGTGGCAATTTCACCCAACGGGTATCGCTGGCGCGGGTGTGCTTGTGACCGAAGGCTGTCGTGGTGAAGGTGGCTACCTATTAAATAAAGATGGCGAACGTTTCATGGAGCGTTATGCGCCAAATGCCAAAGACTTAGCTGGTCGTGATGTGGTTGCGCGTTCAATGATGATCGAAATTCGTGAAGGTCGTGGCTGTGATGGTCCTTGGGGTCCACATATTAAGCTGAAATTGGATCACTTAGGTAAAGAAGTACTAGATGCTCGTTTGCCTGGTATTCTTGAGCTTTCACGTACTTTCGCACATGTTGACCCAGTGAAAGAACCGATTCCTGTTATCCCAACTTGTCACTACATGATGGGTGGGGTGCCAACACAGGTTTCTGGTCAAGCAATTAAACAAGACGCCAATGGTCAAGATCAAGAAGTTCAAGGCCTATTTGCCTGTGGTGAGATTGCATCGGTATCGGTACATGGTGCGAACCGTTTAGGTGGTAACTCATTGCTCGACCTTGTTGTGTTTGGCCGTGCAACAGGCTTACACCTAGGTGAAACACTGGCAGCACAAGCCGAAGCGCGTCCGGCAACTGAATCGGATATTGAAGCATCTCTTGCTCGCTACAATCGTTGGGAAAATAGCACTGGTGGTGAAGATCCTGTTCAAATTCGTAAAGACCTACAAAGCTGTATGCAACGTAGCTTCTCGGTATTCCGTGAAGGTGAAGCGATGGCAGAAGGTTTGAAAGAATTGAAAGAAATTCGTGAGCGTTTGAAAGATGCCCACCTTTCTGACAAGTCGACGGAGTTTAATACTCAACGTGTTGAATGTTTAGAGCTTGATAACTTGATGGAAACGGCTTATGCCACAGCAGTAGCAGCAAACTACCGTACAGAAAGTCGTGGTGCTCATGCGCGTTTCGATTACCCAGACCGTGATGATGCTAACTGGCTATGTCACTCTATCTATAACCCAGAGACGGAACAAATGTCTAAGCGTGATGTGAATATGCAACCTGTATTACGCGAAGCATTCCCGCCGAAAGTGCGTACTTACTAA
- a CDS encoding succinate dehydrogenase iron-sulfur subunit: MKVNFSLYRYNPDVDKKPYMKDYALEIEEGSDMMVLDALILLKEQDPTISFRRSCREGVCGSDGLNMNGKNGLACITPLSALTAKGKVIIRPLPGLPVIRDLIVDMAQFYDNYAKVKPYLINDGELPPSREHLQSPEDRAHLDGLYDCIMCACCTTSCPSFWWNPDKFIGPAGLLAAYRWLIDSRDTATDERLSNLDDAFSVFRCHEIMNCVNVCPKGLNPTKAIGHIKSMLINRSV; the protein is encoded by the coding sequence ATGAAAGTGAATTTCTCTTTATACCGATACAACCCAGATGTGGACAAAAAGCCATATATGAAGGATTACGCACTGGAAATAGAAGAAGGCTCTGACATGATGGTGTTGGACGCTCTGATTCTTTTGAAAGAGCAAGATCCAACAATTTCATTCCGTCGTTCATGCCGTGAAGGTGTGTGTGGTTCAGACGGTCTCAATATGAATGGTAAAAATGGCCTCGCTTGTATTACGCCATTATCAGCATTGACCGCCAAGGGTAAAGTGATTATCCGTCCATTGCCTGGTCTACCAGTTATTCGTGACCTAATTGTGGATATGGCTCAGTTCTACGATAACTACGCGAAAGTGAAGCCATACCTAATTAATGACGGTGAATTGCCACCATCGCGTGAACACTTACAGTCACCAGAAGACCGCGCGCATTTAGATGGTCTGTACGACTGCATTATGTGTGCATGTTGTACAACATCGTGCCCATCGTTCTGGTGGAACCCAGATAAATTTATTGGCCCAGCAGGTCTGTTAGCGGCATATCGTTGGTTAATTGATAGCCGAGATACCGCTACAGATGAACGCTTGTCAAATCTTGACGATGCATTTAGCGTTTTTCGTTGTCATGAGATAATGAATTGTGTCAATGTTTGTCCTAAGGGGTTGAACCCAACAAAAGCGATTGGCCACATCAAATCGATGCTGATTAATCGTTCAGTATAA
- the sucA gene encoding 2-oxoglutarate dehydrogenase E1 component: MHNGVMKAWLESSHLAGANATYVEELYELYLSDPDQVGDEWKQVFDSLPVEAPTHGEQPHSRVRDYFRRLAKETKHYNVQVSDPDVDAKQVKVLQLINAYRFRGHQAANLDPLNIWKRESVAELDPAFHNLSQDDFQESFNVGSFAVGKDTMPLKDIYEALNKIYCGSIGAEYMHITNTEEKRWIQDRLESVVGEGTFTKEEKLTFLDELTAAEGLERYLGAKFPGAKRFSLEGGDALIPMTKELIRHAGSKGMREVVIGMAHRGRLNMLVNVLGKKPQDLFDEFAGKHGESWGTGDVKYHQGFSADFATPGGDVHLALAFNPSHLEIVNPVVIGSVRARQDRLGDKDGSKVLPITIHGDSAIAGQGVVAETFNMSQARGYQVGGTVRIVVNNQIGFTTSNPRDTRSTMYCTDIAKMVQAPIFHVNADDPEAVAFITRIALDYRNEFKRDVVIDLVCYRRHGHNEADEPNATQPLMYQKIKKHPTPRKLYADVLVDRQDIELETATQMVNEYRDALDRGEVVVKEWRPMALHSVDWSPYLGHEWNEEWDSQIDLKRLTDLGAKVCQFPESHKLQSRVEKLYNDRVSMASGEKPIDWGMAEILAYATLVDSGKRIRFTGQDSGRGTFFHRHAVLHDQETASTYMPLGHIHDNQGPFQVFDSVLSEEAVLAFEYGYATAEPGGLTIWEAQFGDFANGAQVVIDQFISSGEQKWGRLCGLTMLLPHGYEGQGPEHSSARLERYLQLCAEQNMQVVVPSTPAQVYHMIRRQVIRPMRRPLIVMSPKSLLRHPLCTSSLEDLANGTFQAAIGEMDELDPSQVKRVVMCSGKVYYDLLEQRRKNEQTDVAIIRVEQLYPFPYEDVSKAIEQYTNVEDFVWCQEEPQNQGAWYSSQHNMRFALPNGATLKYAGRPASASPAVGYMSVHLKQQKALVDDALNLDY, encoded by the coding sequence ATGCACAACGGCGTGATGAAGGCATGGCTCGAGTCTTCACACTTGGCTGGCGCCAATGCAACGTACGTAGAAGAACTCTACGAACTGTATCTTAGTGATCCCGATCAAGTCGGTGACGAATGGAAACAAGTGTTTGATAGCCTACCAGTAGAAGCTCCTACCCATGGCGAACAACCACATTCTCGTGTTCGTGACTACTTCCGACGATTAGCGAAAGAGACAAAGCATTACAATGTCCAAGTTAGTGATCCTGATGTCGATGCTAAACAAGTAAAAGTATTGCAGTTAATTAATGCGTACCGTTTCCGCGGGCATCAAGCTGCGAATTTAGATCCTCTCAATATTTGGAAACGTGAGTCAGTCGCTGAACTTGACCCAGCATTCCATAATCTTTCCCAAGATGATTTCCAAGAATCTTTTAATGTTGGTTCTTTTGCTGTCGGTAAAGACACCATGCCATTAAAAGATATCTATGAAGCACTAAATAAAATCTACTGTGGTTCTATTGGTGCGGAATACATGCATATCACCAACACAGAAGAAAAGCGCTGGATTCAAGACCGCTTGGAGTCGGTTGTCGGTGAAGGCACTTTCACAAAAGAAGAAAAATTAACTTTCCTCGATGAATTAACCGCAGCAGAAGGTTTGGAACGCTATCTTGGCGCGAAATTCCCAGGTGCTAAGCGTTTCTCCCTGGAAGGTGGTGATGCACTGATACCAATGACAAAAGAGCTGATTCGTCATGCTGGCTCAAAAGGCATGCGCGAAGTGGTTATTGGTATGGCACACCGTGGCCGCTTAAATATGCTGGTCAACGTTCTTGGTAAAAAACCACAAGATTTATTTGATGAATTTGCCGGTAAGCACGGTGAAAGTTGGGGTACTGGTGATGTGAAATATCATCAAGGTTTCTCAGCTGACTTTGCAACTCCAGGTGGTGATGTGCATTTAGCCTTAGCATTTAACCCATCACACTTAGAAATCGTTAACCCTGTGGTCATTGGTTCGGTTCGTGCTCGCCAAGACCGCCTCGGCGATAAAGATGGCAGCAAAGTATTGCCGATTACTATCCACGGTGACTCAGCTATCGCGGGTCAAGGTGTTGTAGCTGAAACCTTCAACATGTCACAAGCCCGTGGCTATCAGGTTGGTGGTACAGTGCGTATTGTGGTCAATAACCAAATAGGTTTCACGACGTCAAACCCTCGAGATACGCGCTCAACTATGTACTGTACTGATATTGCCAAAATGGTACAGGCACCAATCTTCCACGTTAATGCGGATGACCCAGAAGCAGTAGCATTTATTACCCGTATTGCTTTAGATTACCGCAACGAGTTTAAGCGTGATGTAGTGATTGACTTGGTTTGTTATCGTCGCCATGGACATAACGAAGCCGACGAGCCAAATGCTACGCAGCCATTGATGTATCAAAAAATCAAAAAGCATCCAACCCCTCGTAAGTTATATGCTGATGTATTGGTTGACCGTCAAGATATCGAGCTTGAAACTGCAACTCAAATGGTCAATGAATACCGTGATGCATTAGACCGTGGAGAAGTGGTGGTCAAAGAATGGCGTCCAATGGCACTGCATTCTGTTGATTGGTCTCCATATCTCGGCCATGAATGGAATGAGGAATGGGACAGTCAAATTGATCTGAAACGCTTAACTGATCTTGGTGCTAAAGTGTGTCAGTTCCCAGAAAGCCACAAACTACAAAGTCGTGTTGAAAAACTGTACAACGATCGAGTGTCTATGGCGAGCGGTGAGAAGCCGATTGACTGGGGTATGGCTGAAATTCTGGCTTACGCAACGTTAGTTGATAGTGGGAAACGTATCCGCTTTACTGGTCAAGACTCTGGCCGTGGTACTTTCTTCCATCGCCATGCTGTGTTGCACGATCAAGAAACCGCGAGCACATATATGCCTCTAGGTCATATTCATGATAATCAAGGGCCATTCCAAGTGTTTGACTCAGTGTTATCAGAAGAAGCTGTGTTGGCATTTGAATACGGTTATGCAACCGCAGAACCAGGTGGTTTAACCATTTGGGAAGCGCAATTTGGTGATTTTGCCAATGGTGCTCAAGTGGTTATTGATCAGTTCATCTCCTCTGGTGAGCAGAAGTGGGGCCGTTTATGTGGCTTAACTATGTTGCTACCACACGGTTACGAAGGCCAAGGTCCTGAACACTCCTCCGCTCGTTTAGAACGCTATTTGCAACTTTGTGCAGAACAAAACATGCAAGTGGTTGTGCCATCTACACCGGCACAGGTTTATCACATGATTCGTCGTCAAGTGATTCGTCCAATGCGTCGTCCACTGATTGTGATGTCACCTAAATCCTTGCTGCGCCATCCGCTCTGTACTTCAAGCCTTGAAGATTTAGCCAATGGCACATTCCAAGCCGCAATTGGTGAAATGGATGAGTTGGATCCAAGTCAGGTGAAACGTGTTGTGATGTGTTCTGGCAAAGTGTATTACGACTTGCTTGAACAACGTCGTAAGAACGAACAAACCGATGTGGCTATTATTCGAGTGGAGCAGTTATACCCGTTCCCATATGAAGATGTAAGTAAGGCAATTGAGCAATATACCAATGTTGAAGATTTTGTTTGGTGTCAAGAAGAGCCACAAAACCAAGGCGCTTGGTATAGCAGCCAACACAATATGCGCTTTGCTTTACCGAATGGTGCAACGTTGAAATACGCAGGTCGACCAGCTTCAGCTTCTCCAGCGGTTGGTTATATGTCAGTTCACTTAAAACAACAGAAAGCATTGGTCGATGATGCTTTGAATTTAGATTATTAA
- the odhB gene encoding 2-oxoglutarate dehydrogenase complex dihydrolipoyllysine-residue succinyltransferase, giving the protein MTIEILVPDLPESVADATVATWHKQPGDAVQRDEVLVEIETDKVVLEVPAPDDGVLEAILEEEGATVLSKQLLAKLKPGAVAGEPTTDKAESSEASPDKRHKASLSEESNDALSPAVRRLLAEHNLEASDVKGTGVGGRITREDVEAHLAKPAASAPAEKEQAVDVPAAARSEKRVPMTRLRKTVANRLLEAKNSTAMLTTFNEVNMKPIMDLRAQYKDQFEKRHDVRLGFMSFYVKAVTEALKRYPEVNASIDGDDIVYHNYFDISMAVSTPRGLVTPVLKNCDQLGFADIEKGIKELAVKGRDGKLQVEDLMGGNFTITNGGVFGSLMSTPIINPPQSAILGMHKIQDRPMAVDGKVEILPMMYLALSYDHRLIDGRESVGFLVTIKELLEDPARLLLDV; this is encoded by the coding sequence ATGACAATTGAAATTCTGGTTCCAGATTTACCTGAATCCGTAGCAGACGCGACTGTTGCTACATGGCATAAACAACCAGGCGACGCGGTACAACGCGATGAAGTATTGGTTGAGATTGAAACAGACAAAGTAGTGCTTGAAGTACCAGCACCAGATGATGGTGTGTTGGAAGCCATTCTTGAAGAAGAAGGTGCAACCGTACTGTCTAAGCAACTTTTGGCAAAACTTAAGCCGGGTGCGGTAGCGGGTGAGCCAACAACAGATAAAGCAGAATCATCAGAAGCTTCTCCTGATAAACGTCATAAAGCGTCTTTGAGTGAAGAATCGAATGATGCGCTTAGCCCTGCAGTTCGCCGTCTTCTTGCTGAACACAACCTTGAAGCATCAGATGTGAAAGGCACGGGTGTGGGTGGTCGTATTACTCGTGAAGATGTGGAAGCCCACCTAGCGAAACCTGCTGCATCTGCTCCAGCAGAGAAAGAACAAGCCGTTGATGTACCTGCGGCTGCGCGTAGTGAGAAACGTGTACCAATGACTCGTCTTCGCAAAACGGTTGCTAATCGTTTATTGGAAGCGAAAAACTCAACAGCGATGTTGACCACGTTTAACGAAGTCAACATGAAGCCAATCATGGATCTACGTGCTCAGTACAAAGATCAGTTTGAGAAGCGTCATGACGTTCGTCTCGGTTTCATGTCTTTCTATGTGAAAGCAGTAACAGAAGCTCTAAAACGTTACCCAGAAGTGAATGCTTCAATTGATGGTGATGACATTGTTTATCACAACTACTTTGATATCAGCATGGCGGTATCAACGCCACGCGGCTTAGTGACACCAGTACTTAAAAACTGTGATCAATTAGGCTTCGCTGATATCGAAAAAGGCATCAAAGAGCTTGCTGTTAAAGGTCGTGACGGCAAACTTCAAGTAGAAGATTTAATGGGTGGTAACTTTACCATCACCAACGGTGGTGTGTTTGGTTCATTGATGTCAACACCAATCATTAACCCACCACAATCGGCTATCTTGGGCATGCATAAAATCCAAGATCGTCCAATGGCGGTGGATGGCAAAGTGGAAATTTTGCCAATGATGTATCTTGCACTGTCTTATGACCACCGTTTGATTGACGGTCGTGAGTCAGTAGGCTTCTTAGTAACGATTAAAGAGTTGCTAGAAGATCCAGCACGTTTATTGCTTGACGTATAA